A window of the Streptomyces sp. NBC_01351 genome harbors these coding sequences:
- a CDS encoding Fpg/Nei family DNA glycosylase translates to MPELPEVEALREYLDEHLTGRVVERVLPLAVSVLKTYDPPVTALEGERAGATARYGKFLAVRIGELHLVTHLARAGWLRWQDTLPAQPPRPGKGPLALRVVLEGGGGFDLTEAGTQKRLAVYVVRDPREVPGIARLGPDPLDEGFDREAFAVLLAGERRQIKGVLRDQSVIAGIGNAYSDEILHRARVSPFKPAAAFEEEQVTELYAAVRDTLREAVARAHGVAAGELKAEKKSGLRVHGRAGEACPVCGDTVRSVSFADSSLEYCPTCQTGGKPLADRRLSRLLK, encoded by the coding sequence ATGCCGGAGCTGCCCGAGGTCGAGGCCCTGCGGGAGTACCTCGACGAGCACCTCACCGGGCGGGTGGTCGAGCGCGTCCTCCCGCTGGCGGTGAGCGTGCTCAAGACGTACGACCCGCCCGTGACCGCCCTCGAAGGGGAGCGGGCCGGTGCCACCGCCCGGTACGGCAAGTTCCTGGCCGTGCGGATCGGGGAGCTCCACCTCGTCACCCACCTGGCCAGGGCCGGCTGGCTGCGCTGGCAGGACACCCTGCCCGCGCAGCCGCCGCGCCCCGGCAAGGGGCCGCTCGCGCTGCGCGTCGTACTGGAGGGCGGCGGCGGGTTCGACCTCACGGAGGCGGGGACGCAGAAGCGGCTCGCCGTGTACGTGGTGCGCGATCCCCGGGAGGTGCCCGGGATCGCCCGGCTCGGTCCCGATCCGCTCGACGAGGGGTTCGACCGGGAAGCCTTCGCCGTGTTGCTGGCCGGGGAACGGCGGCAGATCAAGGGCGTGTTGAGGGACCAGAGCGTCATCGCGGGCATCGGGAACGCCTACAGCGATGAAATCCTGCACCGGGCGCGGGTTTCCCCGTTCAAGCCGGCCGCTGCGTTCGAGGAGGAGCAGGTCACCGAGCTCTACGCGGCCGTGCGGGACACCCTGCGGGAGGCCGTCGCCCGGGCGCACGGGGTGGCCGCCGGGGAGCTGAAGGCGGAGAAGAAGAGCGGCCTGCGGGTGCACGGGCGGGCCGGGGAGGCGTGTCCGGTGTGCGGGGACACCGTCCGATCGGTGTCCTTCGCCGACTCCTCGCTGGAGTACTGCCCCACGTGCCAGACGGGCGGGAAGCCGCTCGCCGACCGGCGGCTCTCGCGGCTCCTCAAATAG